The following proteins are co-located in the Paralichthys olivaceus isolate ysfri-2021 chromosome 10, ASM2471397v2, whole genome shotgun sequence genome:
- the slc15a2 gene encoding solute carrier family 15 member 2 isoform X1, producing the protein MAKKLCGTNYPTSICFIVVNEFCERFSYYGMKAVLTLYFLTYLHWDKDLSTAVYHAFSSLCYFTPILGALIADSWLGKFKTIIYLSVVYVIGHVVKSVGAIPTVGNSNVHIALSMVGLILIAFGTGGIKPCVAAFGGDQFDEEHVSERQKFFSIFYMSINAGSLLSTVITPILRGDVQCFGGDCYALAFGVPAALMVVALVVFIAGSGLYKRNPPQGNILLEVCNCIGFAIKSRWRSSKYEPKRNHWLDWAEEKYSVREGRLLITSLSRRRFTSARASVIPPHCGSLCSQKRLIQEIKMVLRVLVLYIPLPMFWALFDQQGSRWTLQATRMNMAVGGSFVIKPDQMQMMNALLILLFVPIFDLIIYPLIRLCRIHLTPLKKMAAGMVFAALAFGAATLVEVNVVKTVVDPAPSGKCLVQALNLAGGDVVVDFPGSDLFKEPIPYLQDPPQYETLPLGSSSKELAVQVTLNGETSVCNQTFEQQKTYTLIIYSQTAGIQCKLVNDSIKKNEDGNPFLRFLNTQPEAMNLTVGDVTFHVAPGYSITPNETVERGEYPYVSCSLQSERCSEFDLGLLDFGASYTVILTEESGKIVAHRVEDVRANNVNIAWQIPQYVLITAGEVMFSITGLEFSYSQAPANMKSVLQAGWLLTVAFGNVIVLIVAEGAGLEQWKEFLLFAGLLLGVCIIFSIMSHFYTYVDPDQVEKLYLDDSGKEGDDDDDKMKQKSNDIHLNKTGKTTKL; encoded by the exons ATGGCCAAG aaactATGTGGGACCAACTACCCGACCAGCATCTGCTTCATAGTGGTGAATGAGTTCTGTGAACGCTTCTCCTACTATGGCATGAAAG CCGTGCTGACGCTCTACTTCCTCACCTACCTCCACTGGGACAAAGACCTCTCCACCGCAGTCTACCACGCCTTCAGCAGCCTCTGCTACTTCACCCCCATCCTGGGAGCGCTCATCGCCGACTCCTGGCTCGGAAAATTCAA GACCATCATCTACCTCTCCGTCGTCTATGTGATCGGTCATGTGGTCAAGTCGGTCGGAGCCATTCCCACTGTGGGAAACAGCAACGTGCACAT tgcTCTGTCCATGGTCGGTCTGATACTCATCGCCTTCGGCACCGGGGGAATCAAACCCTGCGTGGCAGCATTTGGAGGCGACCAGTTTGACGAGGAGCAT GTCAGCGAGAGACAGAAATTCTTCTCCATCTTCTACATGTCGATCAACGCTGGAAGCCTCCTGTCGACTGTGATCACACCCATACTGAGAG GGGATGTGCAGTGTTTCGGTGGCGACTGCTACGCTCTGGCCTTCGGGgttcctgcagctctgatgGTCGTGGCTTTAG ttgttttcattgctgGCAGCGGGCTGTACAAGAGGAATCCTCCCCAGGGAAACATCCTGTTGGAAGTCTGCAATTGCATTGGA TTTGCCATCAAGAGCCGCTGGAGGAGCTCAAAGTACGAACCCAAGAGGAATCACTGGCTGGACTGGGCTGAGGAGAAGTACTCGGTAAGAGAAGGGCGACTGTTAATAACTTCTCTCTCCAGGAGAAGATTTACATCTGCCCGTGCATCAGTAATCCCTCCACACTGTGGCTCTCTGTGTTCACAGAAGCGTCTGATCCAGGAGATTAAGATGGTGCTGCGGGTGTTGGTGCTTTACATCCCGCTGCCCATGTTCTGGGCTCTGTTCGATCAGCAG ggTTCCCGCTGGACGCTTCAAGCCACGAGGATGAACATGGCTGTT ggagGTTCCTTCGTTATCAAGCCGGACCAAATGCAG ATGATGAACGCTCTGCTGATTCTTCTCTTTGTGCCCATCTTTGACCTCATCATCTATCCGCTCATCCGCCTCTGCAGAATCCACCTCAC GCCTCTAAAGAAAATGGCTGCAGGGATGGTTTTTGCAGCGCTGGCCTTCGGAGCGGCCACACTGGTGGAGGTGAACGTTGTG AAAACCGTGGTGGATCCTGCACCTTCAGGGAAATGTCTGGTGCAGGCCTTAAACCTGGCAGGAGGTGATGTCGTGGTGGATTTTCCTGGCAGCGACCTGTTTAAAGAGCCGATCCCATACCTGCag GACCCTCCTCAATATGAAACACTTCCACTGGGGTCGTCCAGCAAAGAACTGGCGGTTCAAGTCACTTTGAATGGAGAAACCTCGGTGTGTAACCAGACGTTTGAACAGCAGAAGACCTACACTCTCATCATCTACTCCCAAACTGCAGGAATCCAGTGCAAACTT GTGAATGACTCCATTAAGAAAAATGAAGATGGGAATCCCTTTCTGAG GTTTCTCAACACGCAGCCAGAAGCGATGAACCTAACTGTTGGAGACGTGACTTTCCACGTGGCGCCCGGTTACAGCATCACTCCGAACGAGACTGTGGAGCGGGGAGA ATACCCATACGTCAGCTGCAGCCTCCAGTCAGAGAGGTGCTCTGAGTTTGACCTGGGCCTCCTGGACTTCGGAGCTTCCTACACCGTCATTCTCACTGAG GAATCAGGTAAAATCGTGGCCCACAGGGTGGAGGACGTGAGAGCCAACAACGTGAACATTGCCTGGCAGATCCCCCAGTATGTGCTCATAACAGCTGGAGAGGTCATGTTCTCCATTACTGGCCTGGAGTTCTCCTACTCACAG GCTCCTGCCAACATGAAGTCAGTCCTCCAGGCCGGCTGGCTGCTCACCGTGGCGTTTGGGAACGTGATAGTGCTGATTGTGGCCGAGGGTGCGGGACTGGAACAG TGGAAGGAGTTCCTGCTGTTTGCCGGCCTGCTGTTGGGCGTCTGCATCATCTTCTCCATCATGTCCCACTTCTACACCTACGTTGACCCTGATCAGGTGGAGAAGTTGTACCTGGACGAttcagggaaggagggagacgACGACGATGACAAGATGAAGCAAAAATCAAATGACATACACCTGAACAAGACGGGGAAGACCACCAAATTATAA
- the cyp27a3 gene encoding cytochrome P450, with translation MLRRTLTSVGLRLNRPRRAEIRTLTAGLSPDSLRRYASSSAASSSSSVVGAANKLKTMDELHGPSLWSNLYWLFVKGYFDTTQQLQIEHRKIYGPLWKSVYGPLIVVNVAQVELIEQVLRQEGKHPIRTDMPHWRLYREMKNQAHGPLTGMGANWQRIRSILNPRMLKTKHVSSYTNIINEVVTDFFDRLVWLREKNGQGVMVHNLTEELYKFAFEGICSVLFETRMGCMNQVLPEETKKFIISVGQMFRLSQIVILFPRYTWPYLPFWKQFVAVWDHLFKVAEELVQKKMEEIQEKVKLDQELEGAYLTHLLFSDKMTVTEILGSMTELLLAGVDTTSNTISWALYHLANRPEIQEKLYQEVISVCPGDKMTTSEDITQMPYLKAVVRETLRMYPVVPGNARVNVDGQIVVGDYVFPKDTLFHLCHYAVSYDENVFPNPHTFTPQRWLRGEEENIKHHPFGSVPFGFGIRACLGRRVAELEMYLLLSRLVKRFEVRPDPAGQTVTPITRTLLCPAKPINLQFLDRRR, from the exons ATGTTGCGCAGGACTCTGACCAGCGTCGGACTGAGACTGAACCGCCCGCGGCGCGCAGAGATCCGGACACTGACCGCGGGACTGAGCCCGGACTCCCTCCGGCGGTATGCGTCCAGCAGCGccgcctccagcagcagctccgtgGTGGGAGCCGCCAACAAACTGAAAACCATGGACGAGCTGCACGGACCCAGTCTGTGGTCCAACCTGTACTGGCTGTTTGTGAAGGGATATTTCGATACGACGCAACAGCTGCAG ATCGAGCACCGCAAGATCTACGGTCCGCTGTGGAAGTCGGTGTACGGTCCCCTGATCGTGGTGAACGTGGCTCAGGTAGAACTGATAGAGCAGGTTCTGAGGCAGGAGGGAAAACACCCGATCCGGACTGACATGCCCCACTGGAGGTTGTACCGAGAGATGAAGAACCAGGCCCACGGACCCCTGACAGG GATGGGGGCCAATTGGCAGCGAATCCGCAGTATCTTGAACCCGCGGATGTTGAAGACCAAACACGTTTCCTCCTACACCAACATCATCAACGAGGTGGTGACGGACTTCTTCGACAGACTGGTCTGGCTGAGGGAGAAGAACGGGCAGGGAGTTATGGTCCATAACCTGACGGAAGAACTCTACAAATTTGCTTTTGAAG gtaTCTGCTCCGTGTTGTTTGAGACACGTATGGGCTGCATGAACCAGGTGTTGCCCGAGGAAACCAAGAAGTTCATCATCTCCGTTGGGCAAATGTTTCGGCTCTCCCAAATCGTCATCCTGTTCCCCAGGTACACGTGGCCCTACCTTCCCTTCTGGAAACAGTTTGTGGCGGTCTGGGATCACCTCTTCAAAGTCG CTGAGGAGTTGGTGCAGAAAAAAATGGAGGAGATCCAGGAGAAGGTGAAACTGGACCAGGAGCTGGAGGGAGCGTACCTCACACACCTGCTGTTCAGCGACAAGATGACGGTCACTGAGATTCTGGGAAGCATGACTGAGCTCCTGCTGGCAGGAGTCGACACG ACCTCCAACACGATCTCGTGGGCTCTGTACCACTTGGCAAATCGGCCAGAGATCCAGGAAAAGTTGTACCAGGAAGTGATAAGTGTTTGCCCCGGAGACAAGATGACGACCAGCGAGGACATCACTCAGATGCCATACCTGAAGGCCGTCGTCAGGGAGACGCTACG GATGTATCCAGTGGTGCCAGGAAACGCCCGCGTCAATGTTGATGGACAAATTGTGGTGGGAGATTACGTCTTCCCCAAAGAT ACGTTGTTTCACTTGTGCCACTACGCTGTGTCCTATGATGAGAACGTCTTTCCCAACCCTCACACCTTCACACCGCAGCGGTGGCTCCgcggagaggaggagaacatcaAGCATCACCCGTTCGGGTCGGTGCCGTTCGGTTTTGGGATCCGGGCGTGTCTGGGTCGACGGGTGGCAGAACTTGAGATGTACCTCCTCCTGTCCAGG ttgGTAAAGCGCTTCGAAGTGAGGCCAGACCCTGCCGGACAGACAGTGACACCCATCACCAGAACCCTGCTCTGCCCGGCTAAACCCATCAACCTGCAGTTTCTGGACAGGAGACGCTAG
- the slc15a2 gene encoding solute carrier family 15 member 2 isoform X2 — translation MAKKLCGTNYPTSICFIVVNEFCERFSYYGMKAVLTLYFLTYLHWDKDLSTAVYHAFSSLCYFTPILGALIADSWLGKFKTIIYLSVVYVIGHVVKSVGAIPTVGNSNVHIALSMVGLILIAFGTGGIKPCVAAFGGDQFDEEHVSERQKFFSIFYMSINAGSLLSTVITPILRGDVQCFGGDCYALAFGVPAALMVVALVVFIAGSGLYKRNPPQGNILLEVCNCIGFAIKSRWRSSKYEPKRNHWLDWAEEKYSKRLIQEIKMVLRVLVLYIPLPMFWALFDQQGSRWTLQATRMNMAVGGSFVIKPDQMQMMNALLILLFVPIFDLIIYPLIRLCRIHLTPLKKMAAGMVFAALAFGAATLVEVNVVKTVVDPAPSGKCLVQALNLAGGDVVVDFPGSDLFKEPIPYLQDPPQYETLPLGSSSKELAVQVTLNGETSVCNQTFEQQKTYTLIIYSQTAGIQCKLVNDSIKKNEDGNPFLRFLNTQPEAMNLTVGDVTFHVAPGYSITPNETVERGEYPYVSCSLQSERCSEFDLGLLDFGASYTVILTEESGKIVAHRVEDVRANNVNIAWQIPQYVLITAGEVMFSITGLEFSYSQAPANMKSVLQAGWLLTVAFGNVIVLIVAEGAGLEQWKEFLLFAGLLLGVCIIFSIMSHFYTYVDPDQVEKLYLDDSGKEGDDDDDKMKQKSNDIHLNKTGKTTKL, via the exons ATGGCCAAG aaactATGTGGGACCAACTACCCGACCAGCATCTGCTTCATAGTGGTGAATGAGTTCTGTGAACGCTTCTCCTACTATGGCATGAAAG CCGTGCTGACGCTCTACTTCCTCACCTACCTCCACTGGGACAAAGACCTCTCCACCGCAGTCTACCACGCCTTCAGCAGCCTCTGCTACTTCACCCCCATCCTGGGAGCGCTCATCGCCGACTCCTGGCTCGGAAAATTCAA GACCATCATCTACCTCTCCGTCGTCTATGTGATCGGTCATGTGGTCAAGTCGGTCGGAGCCATTCCCACTGTGGGAAACAGCAACGTGCACAT tgcTCTGTCCATGGTCGGTCTGATACTCATCGCCTTCGGCACCGGGGGAATCAAACCCTGCGTGGCAGCATTTGGAGGCGACCAGTTTGACGAGGAGCAT GTCAGCGAGAGACAGAAATTCTTCTCCATCTTCTACATGTCGATCAACGCTGGAAGCCTCCTGTCGACTGTGATCACACCCATACTGAGAG GGGATGTGCAGTGTTTCGGTGGCGACTGCTACGCTCTGGCCTTCGGGgttcctgcagctctgatgGTCGTGGCTTTAG ttgttttcattgctgGCAGCGGGCTGTACAAGAGGAATCCTCCCCAGGGAAACATCCTGTTGGAAGTCTGCAATTGCATTGGA TTTGCCATCAAGAGCCGCTGGAGGAGCTCAAAGTACGAACCCAAGAGGAATCACTGGCTGGACTGGGCTGAGGAGAAGTACTCG AAGCGTCTGATCCAGGAGATTAAGATGGTGCTGCGGGTGTTGGTGCTTTACATCCCGCTGCCCATGTTCTGGGCTCTGTTCGATCAGCAG ggTTCCCGCTGGACGCTTCAAGCCACGAGGATGAACATGGCTGTT ggagGTTCCTTCGTTATCAAGCCGGACCAAATGCAG ATGATGAACGCTCTGCTGATTCTTCTCTTTGTGCCCATCTTTGACCTCATCATCTATCCGCTCATCCGCCTCTGCAGAATCCACCTCAC GCCTCTAAAGAAAATGGCTGCAGGGATGGTTTTTGCAGCGCTGGCCTTCGGAGCGGCCACACTGGTGGAGGTGAACGTTGTG AAAACCGTGGTGGATCCTGCACCTTCAGGGAAATGTCTGGTGCAGGCCTTAAACCTGGCAGGAGGTGATGTCGTGGTGGATTTTCCTGGCAGCGACCTGTTTAAAGAGCCGATCCCATACCTGCag GACCCTCCTCAATATGAAACACTTCCACTGGGGTCGTCCAGCAAAGAACTGGCGGTTCAAGTCACTTTGAATGGAGAAACCTCGGTGTGTAACCAGACGTTTGAACAGCAGAAGACCTACACTCTCATCATCTACTCCCAAACTGCAGGAATCCAGTGCAAACTT GTGAATGACTCCATTAAGAAAAATGAAGATGGGAATCCCTTTCTGAG GTTTCTCAACACGCAGCCAGAAGCGATGAACCTAACTGTTGGAGACGTGACTTTCCACGTGGCGCCCGGTTACAGCATCACTCCGAACGAGACTGTGGAGCGGGGAGA ATACCCATACGTCAGCTGCAGCCTCCAGTCAGAGAGGTGCTCTGAGTTTGACCTGGGCCTCCTGGACTTCGGAGCTTCCTACACCGTCATTCTCACTGAG GAATCAGGTAAAATCGTGGCCCACAGGGTGGAGGACGTGAGAGCCAACAACGTGAACATTGCCTGGCAGATCCCCCAGTATGTGCTCATAACAGCTGGAGAGGTCATGTTCTCCATTACTGGCCTGGAGTTCTCCTACTCACAG GCTCCTGCCAACATGAAGTCAGTCCTCCAGGCCGGCTGGCTGCTCACCGTGGCGTTTGGGAACGTGATAGTGCTGATTGTGGCCGAGGGTGCGGGACTGGAACAG TGGAAGGAGTTCCTGCTGTTTGCCGGCCTGCTGTTGGGCGTCTGCATCATCTTCTCCATCATGTCCCACTTCTACACCTACGTTGACCCTGATCAGGTGGAGAAGTTGTACCTGGACGAttcagggaaggagggagacgACGACGATGACAAGATGAAGCAAAAATCAAATGACATACACCTGAACAAGACGGGGAAGACCACCAAATTATAA
- the hspbap1 gene encoding HSPB1-associated protein 1 homolog isoform X2: MAASDAVKPFSTAETQRILHRLQQPAVFMNMTCDWPALQWTAEHLSVCLSDKLIRFRLGRKEEINTPLFETQCSYVEAELEHFLCWTRGQCGTDVGPFSEFSYSEYWAYADYKYIAMLFQDQPFMFEDVKWSDFGFEGRNGRESTLWIGTEGANTPCHLDSYGCNLVLQVQGRKRWHLFPPEDSSKLYPTRIPYEESSVFSQVDVLHPDLRRFPDFQRARVHVVTLQPGQVLYVPRHWWHYVESVDPVTVSVNSWIELEADDVARVSEAVTKAVVCAMKSDDNPDDWLNPTEEGVASHNENMQYLNLAITACAQRQKNLCSSQLTQDPRDARPAKRDSSGQIRKNIESIRDSAPFSVPFGPNLISVRCQQDDSTETRETTPKDEEVKSSRNRGGKSLEDFAVSSDAAQRTEADTKHKRTPGLTQCGSCDCSDGTSSEDLEDSIITTNDLLDCLVHPDVISRVTELLLERHTGTQRTSAPSQL; the protein is encoded by the exons ATGGCTGCCTCCGACGCTGTGAAACCCTTCAGCACAGCAGAGACCCAGAGGATTCTGCATCGCCTGCAGCAGCCGGCAGTCTTCATGAACATGACCTGTGACTGGCCGGCGCTCCAGTGGACGGCAGAGCACCTGTCCGTCTGCCTCAGCGACAAATTGATTCGATTTAGACTcgggagaaaagaggagatcAACA CCCCTCTGTTTGAAACCCAGTGTTCATATGTGGAGGCCGAGCTGGAGCACTTTCTCTGTTGGACCCGGGGTCAGTGTGGGACAGATGTTGGGCCTTTCTCTGAATTCTCATACTCAGAGTATTGGGCTTATGCTGACTACAAGTACATCGCCATGTTGTTTCAAGATCAGCCTTTCATGTTTGAG gatgTAAAGTGGTCCGACTTCGGTTTTGAGGGACGCAATGGGAGAGAGAGCACCTTGTGGATTGGCACAGAGGGGGCAAACACACCTTGTCACCTGGACTCTTATGGCTGTAACCTGGTACTACAGGTGCAAGGACG GAAACGTTGGCACCTCTTTCCTCCAGAGGACTCTTCCAAACTCTACCCAACCAGGATCCCCTATGAGGAGTCCAGTGTCTTCAGCCAGGTGGACGTGCTTCATCCAGACCTGAGGAGGTTCCCCGACTTTCAGAGAGCCAGGGTCCACGTCGTCACTCTGCAGCCAGGACAG GTGCTTTATGTTCCCAGACACTGGTGGCACTACGTGGAGTCAGTGGATCCCGTCACTGTCAGCGTCAACTCCTGGATTGAGTTG GAAGCAGATGATGTGGCCAGAGTCAGTGAAGCGGTGACCAAGGCTGTTGTCTGCGCCATGAAAAGTGACGACAACCCTGACGACTGGCTCAATCCAACAGAG GAAGGAGTGGCATCCCATAATGAGAACATGCAGTATTTGAACCTGGCAATAACAGCATGTGCTCAAAGACAGAAGAATCTCTGCAGCAGCCAACTGACCCAGGACCCCAGAGACGCCCGCCCTGCTAAACGGGACTCTAGCGGACAAATTAGGAAAAACATTGAATCAATAAGGGATTCTGCACCCTTCAGCGTTCCCTTCGGGCCAAATCTCATCTCCGTGCGCTGTCAGCAAGACGACTCAACAGAAACGAGGGAGACGACCCCGAAAGATGAGGAGGTCAAATCTTCCAGGAACCGAGGAGGCAAATCTCTAGAGGACTTCGCTGTCAGCTCAGACGCAGCACAGAGAACTGAGGCGGACACGAAACACAAACGCACCCCTGGTTTGACTCAGTGTGGATCATGTGACTGTTCTGAtggaacatcttcagaggattTAGAGGATTCAATAATAACCACTAATGACCTTTTAGACTGCCTGGTGCATCCTGATGTCATCTCCCGTGTCACTGAGCTCTTACTGGAAAGGCACACAGGAACTCAGAGGACCTCTGCACCATCCCAGCTTTAA
- the hspbap1 gene encoding HSPB1-associated protein 1 homolog isoform X1: MAASDAVKPFSTAETQRILHRLQQPAVFMNMTCDWPALQWTAEHLSVCLSDKLIRFRLGRKEEINSKNGVLMKTGLVDAPLFETQCSYVEAELEHFLCWTRGQCGTDVGPFSEFSYSEYWAYADYKYIAMLFQDQPFMFEDVKWSDFGFEGRNGRESTLWIGTEGANTPCHLDSYGCNLVLQVQGRKRWHLFPPEDSSKLYPTRIPYEESSVFSQVDVLHPDLRRFPDFQRARVHVVTLQPGQVLYVPRHWWHYVESVDPVTVSVNSWIELEADDVARVSEAVTKAVVCAMKSDDNPDDWLNPTEEGVASHNENMQYLNLAITACAQRQKNLCSSQLTQDPRDARPAKRDSSGQIRKNIESIRDSAPFSVPFGPNLISVRCQQDDSTETRETTPKDEEVKSSRNRGGKSLEDFAVSSDAAQRTEADTKHKRTPGLTQCGSCDCSDGTSSEDLEDSIITTNDLLDCLVHPDVISRVTELLLERHTGTQRTSAPSQL, from the exons ATGGCTGCCTCCGACGCTGTGAAACCCTTCAGCACAGCAGAGACCCAGAGGATTCTGCATCGCCTGCAGCAGCCGGCAGTCTTCATGAACATGACCTGTGACTGGCCGGCGCTCCAGTGGACGGCAGAGCACCTGTCCGTCTGCCTCAGCGACAAATTGATTCGATTTAGACTcgggagaaaagaggagatcAACAGTAAGAACGGGGTGTTGATGAAGACAGGGCTGGTAGACG CCCCTCTGTTTGAAACCCAGTGTTCATATGTGGAGGCCGAGCTGGAGCACTTTCTCTGTTGGACCCGGGGTCAGTGTGGGACAGATGTTGGGCCTTTCTCTGAATTCTCATACTCAGAGTATTGGGCTTATGCTGACTACAAGTACATCGCCATGTTGTTTCAAGATCAGCCTTTCATGTTTGAG gatgTAAAGTGGTCCGACTTCGGTTTTGAGGGACGCAATGGGAGAGAGAGCACCTTGTGGATTGGCACAGAGGGGGCAAACACACCTTGTCACCTGGACTCTTATGGCTGTAACCTGGTACTACAGGTGCAAGGACG GAAACGTTGGCACCTCTTTCCTCCAGAGGACTCTTCCAAACTCTACCCAACCAGGATCCCCTATGAGGAGTCCAGTGTCTTCAGCCAGGTGGACGTGCTTCATCCAGACCTGAGGAGGTTCCCCGACTTTCAGAGAGCCAGGGTCCACGTCGTCACTCTGCAGCCAGGACAG GTGCTTTATGTTCCCAGACACTGGTGGCACTACGTGGAGTCAGTGGATCCCGTCACTGTCAGCGTCAACTCCTGGATTGAGTTG GAAGCAGATGATGTGGCCAGAGTCAGTGAAGCGGTGACCAAGGCTGTTGTCTGCGCCATGAAAAGTGACGACAACCCTGACGACTGGCTCAATCCAACAGAG GAAGGAGTGGCATCCCATAATGAGAACATGCAGTATTTGAACCTGGCAATAACAGCATGTGCTCAAAGACAGAAGAATCTCTGCAGCAGCCAACTGACCCAGGACCCCAGAGACGCCCGCCCTGCTAAACGGGACTCTAGCGGACAAATTAGGAAAAACATTGAATCAATAAGGGATTCTGCACCCTTCAGCGTTCCCTTCGGGCCAAATCTCATCTCCGTGCGCTGTCAGCAAGACGACTCAACAGAAACGAGGGAGACGACCCCGAAAGATGAGGAGGTCAAATCTTCCAGGAACCGAGGAGGCAAATCTCTAGAGGACTTCGCTGTCAGCTCAGACGCAGCACAGAGAACTGAGGCGGACACGAAACACAAACGCACCCCTGGTTTGACTCAGTGTGGATCATGTGACTGTTCTGAtggaacatcttcagaggattTAGAGGATTCAATAATAACCACTAATGACCTTTTAGACTGCCTGGTGCATCCTGATGTCATCTCCCGTGTCACTGAGCTCTTACTGGAAAGGCACACAGGAACTCAGAGGACCTCTGCACCATCCCAGCTTTAA